cacgccacacattttttaaactagatacccaaatgatgattgtgtccaagtttggtttgatttggcccagtagtttcagaggagaagatttttgtaaaagctaacgccggacgacgacggacgacgaacgacggacgacggacgcaaagtgatgagaaaagctcacttggccctttgggccaggtgagctaaaaacgaacAAAAAGTAACAAGGAAGCAGAAAATGGTATAGACACCAAGCACACTAGCAAAAACTAAAGACAAGAATATACAAACTTacataacacaatgacgggatgcataagtatAGAGcgacaacatatatatatatatgtatcaaaaaaacataaaaaggcgTATAGAAAAAGCAAATAGAAAAATGTAATTTATTCAATGGCAAATACAAAGAATTACTAAAATTCTTTCTTTACCTCCCTTCTACTTTCTAAACAGTTTTAATCCCCCGTTAATCAACAttgtaataaatttaaagataGAAATGAGAAAGGGGTGCGTCTACAGGATTAAACGTCTTACACAATACTTTGACTAGCAGTCGGGTGGTGCCATACAGAGTTCTCTGCATTAAAGCATAGGTAAATCGTCATTACTGACTAACAGGTATAGATGGGAAAAGTTAAGTCCAAAGAATTATATAActatgaaataattaaaatttaacccGACACGTGGAGTACAGAAGGTATAACAAGAAGTTAATACAGTATCGTAATAACCAATGTCTAATTATTCTATTGATATCAATGTTAttatttctgttatatttttgtttttggtgtgtgtgtttttttggggtttttttttttggtttgtttttctaagTACTCAGTTTTATTTCATCCCATTGATATTAAATTTGGTCACATGATGAATCTATTTTCAGGGATTGTTGGCTGATCGTTACATGAACTCAAGTGTGTAACAAAcaagaggtgaaagataccaaaatcGAAAgcaaacagacaacgccatgacaaaaacGAAAAAACGACTCAAAGACAAACATAAGTaagcaaaacaaaacatagaaaattagATACTGAGCAACACGGACCCCAACCATGTAATGTTAGAGATACCGGAAACCTTTGCACATCCTGCACCACATATGTCACCCGAGAAGACCCGTTATGAATACAAAACCGATTATAAGTCTAATTCGATAGATCACATTCAAAAAAGGGAACGGGAATTTGGTAACGAGTCGACCCtgtattgtcaatttctagtaAGACAAGATAAGAGGCGCAATTATCTGTATATGTTGTATACTGTTTAACTTAGATTGAAGAGAAGCTTCAACATAGTCGCCAACAATTTGAGTTATTTAGTGTGAGAATATCATCTAGATAGCAGGAAGTAAGCTAGAAAGATAATGCTAGCTTCTTTCGTTCTTCATAAGAAGATCCTTTAAAAAGTCAGCATCATATGATTGAAGGTAAAAGTCATTAAGGAGAGAGGCACTGTTGGTATCCAAGTGAATGTCGAGTGTTTCTTGAAAAACTCGTACTCCTAACGTAACACATATGTTATTAATAAGAATGTCtagataatgtcagtttcagagagtTTTATGTCTTAATGAGAGTTTgtttacaaagtaagatttatcctttcctaagacaagatacttttaTCTACAATGCGCATTCCTTATTATGAAACAATGTAGgacatattcttttattttgtcttttagtttaTAAGGAAATGGGAAATGGAAGAAGTGTCAAAACATATTATTGAAGGGAAAGGAtacttattttgtatatattctaACAGATCTATCGAAATTTAAGTATTCATATTTATTCTCTAGAATTGGTCattacacaataactttgaagaCGGTTTTGAATGCTGATAGAATTGATGATAATAAAACAGGAAGATTAACAGACTCAGCTGTATATGCTGTTTCAGCtggaacaacaacatatttgtcatggaaggACAGGTGATGTCCAACATTTAGCTCTTTTTCGATCAATGTACCAAGTGTTTTTATGAAACCATTCaactttttaattctttcttaTGTTTATCCCATTTCCCGAATAACCCTCCATTGAAACCATCAGTATTTTGAAGTAGTCACAATATTTAGGACAATTGAATAACACATTTCGCAGATAGTGTTATTGGCAATGTTCAGTCGGATATATTGAATATGAATCGAGAACTAGCACGTTTGCAGTCAGGAGGTTTATACTTGAGATTGAGATTCTACAACACAAAATTATAGTTGTAATTCGTTCGGTACTTGTAGCAGAAATTAGGGAATAGACAAATCAATGTAAGAACGGAGGTATATTTGTGTAAACTGAATTATGATGACGTATACTCATCAAGTTAAAGGCATCGAGACCATTTTTTGCAAGAAAAATATTCAGAATAGTTTATGTCTCATTTTCATCTCTTCCGATGCAAACTGGTCTGAAAAGTCTGCGACTGGCAATATCCGAGATGATACGCTGTAAGCTTGTATTGGTTAAAATTACAAGGTGTATTAAGAAAGCGGAATGtttatttgatctttttaaatattatgaaatagaaaagaccaaaattctttaaatcttttaaacCTATAATTGaaaaagtactgtttgttttcgTTCACCTTTAAATGAAAACAGAGCCCATAACACCATACAAGTTATGTAATGGCTATGTTAAGTGTATGAGCAGGTAGAAGTAGGTATTATTATTCTTAGTTTGGATTAAACTAAAACAAGTGCTTTTCTCATTGGACCACGAAGagtgtttgattttatttaatttgccGTTCAATGTTAATGGTATAAACATTTGAAAGATTTATAAGACGGATAATCAGCTAAAATTAAACCATTTAACTGTAGTATAATATATGTAAACAACAATGTACGTTGAATTCTGCATATCATTTTTGTGatccttttaaatttaaaaacattccTTTGTATTGTTTAAGGTATTGTACCGAATGAATAGGTCCAATGAATGAATAGTAATGCGTTGCCAACATTGAATGATTTACCGTTATTGTGCAAACTTCCTCTTTCAGGTGTAGCATGTCAAAGTTAAGGACGGATTAGAAACAAAAAGGTAAGGGCAATCTGACAATTATATATAAGTTTTAAATCTGTAGTTCATAGCACAAGATAAAGGTGCATATAGCACATAGCATATTATTaacattgctcttcaacttcgtactttatttggtctgtTTAACTTTTTTATCCTTGGGTCAACGATGAGTCTTTTGtttacgaaacgcgcgtctggcaaacacaatatatgtatattgtgtgtttaattattgaatgtatttcatatgattatattttatatgatatacAATTATCGAAACGTATGGACAATATACAGCAATGAATGTGTTGTCAAAGAACGAAATTTTGGGACTGAATGAAGCAAAGTTTGAGATAGCTATATTCAATTTTGAAGTTAATCCGTCAAAATGTATAGCGACTGAAGATCCTACAAACTTTGGGACTAAATGAAACAAAGTTCGAGATAactatattcaatttttgaattAATCCGCCAAAATGTAAAGCGACTCTAGATCCTATAAGAAACAATCGTTAAGAAAGGATGAGGCCACAACATTAATTAACAACATCCAGCGATAGTGTGCACCTATTGTATTGTGTTGTTCCCTACTTTGGTCTGAAAAATCATAAATCTTctctataaaagaaaaaaaacgaacGTATTAACTGGTTAAAACTCTGCACATAAACTTGatcaaattaaagatataaatctTTCAATTTAGATTTTTGATCATGTTAAAACCTGAAAGCACGGTGCTTACAAATTTCCCTCATTATAGATAGAATATATAACACGtagatatcaattttttttaaatcacttacTTCATGTTTTATCTTTACAAAATCTTGTCGGTCTAAACAATGCAGTTTGTGGATTATACCCTTTAATAAACGTAAACAACTTAGAATACTATTGACAATAGTTTTCTTAGAATTACTcaaatcatatttgtttgtttgaaatgACCTACAAATATGTTAAGGTGTACACTTTGATTCACTCTGATTCAAActaaaaattctctgaaactgacattatcaagatgcatgatttttttattgataacatatttgttacgtttggagtaCTTGTTATTCAACAGACGGTTGGGATTCCAATGGGAACTatttgtgcccctcttcttgccgacttgtttctttattatcatgAGGCTGACTtctgtctgtttatttaacgcatcaatataaaaatatctgaaattgatgagactgtcattaaagtgagagggttagcgctatagaaccaggtttattccaccattttctacatttgaaaatgcctgtaccaagtcaggaatatgacagttctttgatgcgttttgttatttgattttgccatgtgattatggactttcccaattgatcttcctctaagttcagtatttttgtgattttactttttcatacaGGAACTCCttaggaagaaatataagaagttagcaatatcctttaactctactttccgctatatagatgacgttccttcactaaataattcaaaatttggtgactatgttgaacgcatctatcccatcgaactagagataaaggatacagcagatacagttaagtcggactcatatcttgacttacatctaaaaattgacaataagggtcggttgaaagcAAAATTTTACTAcgaaagggatgatttcagctttccgatTGTTagactttccatttctaagtagcaacattccagcagcacctgcatacggggtatatatctcccaattgatacgatattaccgtgcttgcatttcctatcatgattttcttgatagatggttgctgctcttaaggaagctattaaaccaagacttctaaatggtgaagttgaaatcatcccttcgtaaattttacggacgtcatcacgagttggttatggaataaccgtttcacaaatgatatcgtatattttccttacgtcgtaactacaatccccttccctttaatgaatgtgacctaccgaattagagtatttaccggatttgttataacataagcaacacgacgggttacacatgtagagcaggatctgcttatccttccggagcacctaatatcacccctagtttttggtggggttcgtgttgcttattctttagttttctatgttgtgtcatgtgttctattgtgtgtctgtttttcttctttcatttttagcctggcgttgtcagtttattttcgatgtatgagtttgactgtcctctggtatctttcgtccctcttttatgcctTCTAAGTGTACATGCATATAATTTTGAATTCAAGTATTCTTGTGTATAGAGAAAATTGCAAAGGAAACAAAAGATACAGTTTATTCtttctcatatcttgacttacatttagaaattgacaatgagggtcggttgaaaacaaaactttacgacaaaagatatgaCATCAGCTTCCCAATTAAAAACTTTCCATATCTATGTAACAGCATTCCAGCATCtcctgcatacagagtatatcCCGAGCCTGTATTTACTATCATACTAAAGGGTTGTGGCTCACAAAGAAGTATtaaaatggtgaagttgatatcatttctttgttaattttacggacgccatcacgagttggttgactgttaaggaatatccgtttcacagatgatatcggatatgttccttatgttgttACTACAATTCCGTTCCCTTTACATGAATGTGatttaccgaattagactatttacccggtttgtaataacatgagcacaggtggaacaggatctgcttccagagcacctgagatcatccctagttttttgttgggttcgtgttgcttggtctttagttttctatgttgtgtcttgtgacatattatttgtctgtttgcctttatCCTTTTTAgacatggagttgtcagtttatttttgatcaatgagtttgaatttcctctggtatctttagcccctTTTTTGTTCAGAAATATTATCATAAATATGAAGATATGACCAAAGCATTCCCTTAGACGATGTTTCTAACtaattctattttattattttatcatgaGGTCACAGACACGTTGCAAATGACATTTCTTCCGTTTACTGACGTCATTCTGCTTATATCAATCTATTCATAAATTAATATGTTATAAAAAGTATTGAGGAGCTTAACCAGTTTAGCCACTTAAAGTGCTGAATAATAGCCCTTATCGTACCTCCTGTGTTTTCTCTGATGCTGATCTATTCcttaaaagagggaggaaagataccagagggacatttaagcGCACTGCATCCAAGGTATTATAACACTAAATATTATAGCCTGCCACGTAAGACAATTTTGACTTGTTTTTCACTCAATGTTAAATCTACTCTTTGTAGAGCATCTGCTGAACATCAGATTCTATTTCTGTTCATTAGACTCGTCTGTATTACAAGACTATTGAATATAAAAATTGAAGGCATGTTCTTATCGTTCTGATTCACTCCCAAATGTATTAAGTGCAATAGTGGTTCCATGCAATTTTTCCATAGGAACAAATCATTGCTATTTTACGGCCTTTTCTGTTTAATTAcagtactatatgttttgtctttAAACTTGTTTAAATGTTTAGTTAATCAATGGAACAGAAAATAATTTCGAAATACAAGGGAAATTGACATACTAATGTTCCTGAAAGTTGTTTAAAACCTTGACTTCCCACGAGGGTCTCGCAAACCGAGTGTGCAAAACCACTTTTTTTGTATCTAAAGTCGTTAAACACCCCCGTAATCAGTAGGCGTGTTTTGTTAGTCATACTTTTTTCTCGGCTTTATAGCTTACAATACATATTTCACGTTTGCCCCTTattgaatttcaaatatgacTCTTTCAGTCATGTAATCATTTGGAATTTCAAACTGTTTAAGTTTCGAAGAAACGTCATATtggattttaaaaaatcaaactcttccaagaaaaaataaaatacttgCGTATATCATTTCTGCAATGTTGTGACCTTTTGTGTTTTAAATCTGTTCATATTCACATTTGCCTTATGAACATGAagtacaaatacaaaacaaaaatgtaagtGATGTTAGCGTAACAAGATAAATATTTGACAATCAGTCTATTCATTGTCAATAGTTGTTTAATAAACCGGTTAAATATTTAACCTTTGGTCTGTTTACTATACACTGTTTTTAATATGTTAATCGTAAGTAATATTAAGAAAAGCAAAAAAGGATAATCTGCTAAGTACATTCCTTAAGTGCTTCTTTTTTGTTACGTAACAGTCAGTATATCTAAAATAATCCACCGAAGCCACATCCAAGTAggaaaaatacaatacaattataaaCAGTTCACGTCTTTTATGACACTCTCACATGGAAGTAGTTGAATGATACCAATATATAATGGGAATATAActtacattttgtagtttctgACATACTCTCTTAAATAGAATACCCGCTCACTAACATTTatcgcatttttttttaaacgtgttttttttctctcgcaaAACGTAAAGGAGAAATGATAAGTTGGTTTTTTTCAGTAAAGATGTGGTCTTTCAATCATCAGCTGCATTGTTAATTTTTAATACTTATATCTATTCAAACGGGGAAGAATTTgtgcttttatataaaattttaatttgacatgttgTTTAGATATTGTGTGCATTCATAACACTACATGCTTGTTGATGTCCCATTATGatttttggtttttaaattaGAGATgacataatttaaatttaaagacATTCAATATGggtatacaattttaaaaacttcGTCCTTAATAAAGGTCAGTGTTTAGTTATAATAGACATTCAAAAATATGATTATAATTGGGGTATCAAATCTATGTGTATTCTAAAATAATGTAAGTGTTCTGGTGTGTGGAATAGTTTTTCTGCATAGgtaaatatatttgtttcctTTGGTCAACATGATGGTGTGttttttaatgcaaaatatttcCATACTATATCTGTTATtaaaaaagagagacgaaagataccagagggacagtcaaactcataaatcgaaaataaactgacaacgccatggctattaAAGAaacggacaaacagacaaacaataatacatatgacacaacattaTTAACCGTTTCTTTCAATTCTTCGTGTTGTTGGTTCAAGAACTCATCTTCAAGTCATCCGTGTTTCTTCATGTTGAATCGTTTCTGAAACAATACTGAACTGTTACAAACATGATATATACAAAGTGTGACTATTTTTAAAGGTTTCAAATTTATGGTTATATGGATGTTCAAGGTCTATGACGTGTAGTCTGAAAGAAAATATGTGCACAAACACTCGCGTGTTCATACTTTTCATTAAACTACAACTTAAAAACCGTTTAAAACTATTTGATTTGTCtgccaaaaaaaaccataaaaagaagatatatacatgtacagatgCGTTGACTTATTCAGGCAGAGCTATTTTTGGCGATAAACAAAAAGTCATTTAAATTGTCTACATGTAATTCTGCCGGTAAGACAGAACGATGATTCAAATTTATTTCACACATTTAAAAAATCTGTCAGAAAAATTCGAACAAGCGGCCATTTTTTTGGCAGTTCTTTTAAAACCAGAGGCTGCATTATTAattatatctatttttaatataGCTATATGTAAGAAGTTGGTAATCGTGTTGAATATTCACAGCTTAAACAAAATGCCTTAAGATTAAAGAAATATAAGGATCGCACATGCAAGTTATAATAATGCTAACTGTTGATTTGTGATACCAAAGAGATCATTCAAGAATTTGAAATTGCCATTAGTTTATTCGTTGGAAGTTTCAAAGAAAAAAGGCCCTCCTCccgattttaaatttgtttgtcaATTGCAAATACTTGgtttaaaaatagttaaaaacacATTAAATTGGTGTTTTGATTGGTGTTGTGTAGGAATTTTTAAGAGACATAAACATATAGACTGTAcattaaaagagaaaaataagtCATCGATCAAAAGAAATAGACGAAGAATTTCTGTATACGTGTCTGACGTTCGAACAATTTATTAGGcgaaaatatttaaatatcactCGTACAGGACCAGATCGTTCAGAAATACCTAATCAAATGACTCGAATTAAAAGGAAAATATCAATGTCTGGTTAAGCCGTCAATATGACAGCACCCGAACACAACAACATAGCACAAAAATGCAGGACAGGAAGATGAAGATGTAACGGTAAtaaggagtgtaaaaaaatattcatttcttcGTGTCATTTCAATTCAATTCACATAGAGTTCGTAGATATAAACAGATGCGTTAAACAAAGGTAAAAGTGAGCACGTTTAAAAAGAATATAACTAACATTTGTGCAATTTTCTGTcagatttataaagaaaataggTCCGTTATCAGGTAATAATTCTGATGCCAAACGGACCAATTTAACTACTTTCTCTCCGTactttatatttatcaataattgAAAAGTAGTAACTATTTGATATTCtcaataaagatttttttctctACAATTagcatataattttaaatatgcaATCTATATTGAGATCGTAAAGGTAGAATTGAAAGTAACTGTTCATTCATTGTCTATTCAGGTGAATTGCATTTGCTTTTCGAACtgttaaaattgaaatacaaaacgGTATTAACTCGCACGTTTTGACTTTATTGTAGCGTTTGATTTTATAAATCATTACATCTGATTCAAGCTGCAAATGGTAAAACGATTGAGCAcaggaaaagaaaaataattaaaatgcaaTTCAATTGAATAGAACCTATTTTAGATGATAAATATCTTGTTTTGCcttaatgtttcattttaattttctttattttctattcaCAAAAAGATTATACTAATGAAAAGGCAAGAATGGGAGGCAAACCGAGTACTATTCCAAAGAAGGAACTGCAAGAGAGATTTCATCTGACAAACCAACAATATGAGGATctaaaacaaattttcaaagaaaactcAAAAGGCAAAAGTGAATTGTCTAAAAAGGAATTTCGACGTGTCTATAGTGGACGCTTTCCTGGGAACGCCACTAAGTTTGCAGATAAGATGTTTGACTGCTTTGATACGGACGGCAGTGGAACTGTGGATTTTACTGAATTTGTGATAGGAATATGTATGATGGACAGTGATAAAGTCGAAGATAAAATCAATATTGCATTTTCATTATTCGATTCGGATAAAAGTGGATCTATAGACCGAGTTGAAGTCAGAGATCTTCTACGGGTAGGTATTGCTATATGATAGACATGACGAAAACGTACTATTCTGAAATTTACCGTTTTAACATATGATACAATACAGACATCTCGTATGTACCAAAATTGCTCTGACGTCTGACGGCCTTTCTATGGCTGGATGGGAAcagtcattcataaaaaaaaaatccgtcgATGTTTATGTGGAGAAAAAACTTTTTTAGACAAGGCGTTTGCTCATAAATTGTCATTGTATGTTCAACATGTATCATACCCATAGCCGTATGTTTGAGTGGTGGAAAGGGTAACTTTACAACAACCAGATCGAACCATAAACTATTACCTACATGTAACAAAGACATATTGTCTTCATATATCaattaaacaaacagaattttGAATTCAAtgaataatttcttttattttgggATACCCCCGGTATCAGATGCCAGATAATTGCTAAGTAGGATTATATACTGTATCCTTTCCGAAACCTTTTTTTCATGTACTAATTTTGCATTGATGTGATAAATATTCCGATATGAACCTAAATGGTATCAaatactttaattaaaaaaaagtattctaataaaaaaataatttagccCAAAATATTAAGTATAACAAGCACTGGATACGAATGGATATCTGATATATAGCGTACTGCATGTTGTCGTCGGCGGATATACTTTTACAAGGTTATTTCACACCTCTTACAATGCAATTTAAAACACGTCTGATAATGTTCactttaaattgttaatcaaCCGGTAAGTTCTCCTTGCAGTTGTCATTGATTACctagaaaattttattttgtgggttttttaaatttaaaatttaaatgtcataaaACGAGTATTAAAGAAAATTTTGACAAGTTGCCAGtattatttaacatttattgACTTTCAGATTTATGATTGTAAATGCCTCTTCTGATATCCTACTCACCCATAGTGTGTTTTGGATAAAATACCTCGTTTATGatattgacaatataaaaaaataaatagaccgGTGGaaactttgaaaatataaaaaagaagatgtggtatgattgccaatgagacaactatccacaaaagaccaaaatgacacagacattaacaacaaaaGTTAACATTTCCTTCGTCTATATGGTCTTAGCCTTTA
This sequence is a window from Mytilus edulis chromosome 1, xbMytEdul2.2, whole genome shotgun sequence. Protein-coding genes within it:
- the LOC139500850 gene encoding hippocalcin-like protein 1, with product MGGKPSTIPKKELQERFHLTNQQYEDLKQIFKENSKGKSELSKKEFRRVYSGRFPGNATKFADKMFDCFDTDGSGTVDFTEFVIGICMMDSDKVEDKINIAFSLFDSDKSGSIDRVEVRDLLRAYNDLFGSSANEINPQTVANQLFDAMDRNNDDVISKEEFTSAVHKIPELLNLIRPDPGD